TGATTTTCGCCAGCCTGTGCCTCGGCTGCCGGCTCGAGGGGCCGACGCCCTCACCGGCGGTATCGGACAACGAGCAGGTCCTCAATCGCGGCGGGGGAAAGGACCGCTGGTGGGATGCCCTGCCCCGGGCGGCCTGGTCGGAGTTCCCACGAGTCGAGCAGAGCCAGGACTGGTTCGAGGTCTACCGGATCCGGGCCGGAGTGCTCGCGATCTACGAGCCGGGTCAGTTCGAGGAGGTGATCTCGTATCTGATCGTCGGTTCGGAGCGGGCTCTAGTCTTCGACACCGGGCTCGGGATCGGAGACATGCGTCGCGTGGCCGGAGAGTTGACCGACAAAGAGATCGTCGTCCTCAACTCGCACACCCACTATGACCACGTCGGCGGCAACCACGCATTCGACACCGTCTACGGAACCGATCTCGAGTACACCCGGGCTCACGCGCAGGGGCGCTCCCACGAGGACATCGCCGAGTTCGTCGGGCCGGGTTGGATCTGGAAGGAGACTCCGGACGGATTCTCGACCGATGGCTACGTGTCGCGCCCTTTCACGATCTCGCACGCGATCGAAGACGAGCAGGTCATATCCCTCGGCGACGTCCGGATCGAGGTGTTGCTGACCCCCGGGCACGCCCCTGACTCCCTTTGCCTTCTGGACCGGAAGCGCGGACTGCTTTTCACGGGTGACACCTTCTACCCCGCTCCCCTCTATGCTCACCTGCCGGGCGCGAGCTTCAGCGACTACGCCACAACGGCCGAACGCCTGGCCGGCCTTGCCGACTCGGTGGAGATCGTTCTACCGGCGCACAACGAGCCGAGCCTGCCGCCGAGCGAGCTCGTCCGATTCCGAGACGCCTTTCGGGAGATGCAGGAGGAGAGCGCTCCGTTCATCCTGACCGACGGCAACCGGGAGTACGACTTCGGTCGCTTCTCGATCGTGGTTGCCGACCCACCGCCATGGCAGGAGAATCGAGATCCGCGATGAGCTCGCCGGGTGAGACGCCCATGAGCCTTCGACGCTATCTCGACGCCGCGACCGATCGAGTCGACAGGTTCAGGACCAAGATTCGGAAGACCGCCATCACGCCGACGGTCTCTGCCGGCGTGGTGCGCGAAGGTCTGGCCGAACGCTATGGCGACTTCTCCCGGCCCTGGCCCGCCGAGCAACTGGTCGAGGACGTGAGCTCGATGATGGCGAGCTGGAACGTTCATGTCACGCACCCCAGGTACTTCGGCCTCTTCAATCCGAACGTCTTCCCGGCCTCGGTCGCCGCCGATGTGCTGGTCGCGGGCTTCAATCCCCAGCTCGCGGCCTGGTCGCACGCACCGGCCGCGAACGAGATCGAGCGGTACACGCTGCTCTATCTCGCCGGCCGCCTCGGCTTCGATCCCGACCGCATCGCCGCCACCTTCACGACCGGCGGCGCGGAGGCCAACCAATCCGCTCTGCTCGCGGCCTTGAACCACGCCTACCCGGAGTATTCAGAGCTCGGTCTGGCCGAGTCCGGACTGGCCGAGTTCGGCCTAACTCGCCCCCCCGGGCCACCGGTCGTCTACGTATCTTCCGAGAGTCATCACTCGATCAAGAAGGCGGCCATGACCAGCGGTCTCGGGAGTCGAGCGGTGCGGACCGTCCCGACGGATGACTCCTTTCGGCTCAGTGTTCCCGCTCTACGCGAAGCGATCGCACACGACCGCTGCGAGGGCCGGCGGCCGTTACTGGTCGTCGGAACCGCGGGCAGCACCGGCGGCGGCATCATCGATCCGCTGGCCGAGCTGGCCACTGTCTGCGCGCAGGAAAAACTCTGGTTCCATGTCGACGCGGCCTGGGGCGGTGCCGCGTGTCTTTCGCCCCGGCTGCAGCCCGAGCTCGCCGGGATCGAAAGGGCCGACTCGGTGACCTGGGACGCGCACAAGTGGTTGTCGGTGCCGATGGGGGCTGGCATGTTCTTCTGCACCCACCCCGAATCGGTCCGCAGGGCGTTCGCCGTGGCCACACCCTATATGCCGGTGGACATCGAAGACACCGCCGACCCGTATACCTGGACCATCCAGTGGACCCGCCGCCACATCGGCCTCAAGCTCTTCATGAGCCTGGCGGCGCTCGGCTCGGAGGGCTACCGGGACGCGATCGAGCACCAGGCCGCAATGGGAGAACTGCTTCGCCGCGATCTCGACGGCCGCGGCTGGCGGATCGTCAATCGCACGCCTCTGCCGGTGGTCTGCTTCACCCGGCCGGAGATCGAGGACGGAAGCACGTCCGCCGAGAGCATCGCGGGTCGGCTCGCAAAGGACTTCTGGATCTCACCGGTGCGATTGGGAGCGAACGACCCGGTTTTGCGGGCCTGCATCACCAGCTACGAAACCAGCGCCGGGGACGTCCGGGCGCTCGCCGAAGCGGTGACGATAGCGGCCGCCCAAGCTTCGCAGCCGAATCAGCATCCGTCGGACTAGCCCGAACGCCATGCCCGTGCTATCTCCTCGATGGCGAGCTCGATGTCGTCATCGGTCGTGCGCCACGAGGACACGCTCAGCCGAAACACCGGCTTGCCGTTCCACTTCGAGGCGCCGAACCAGATCTTCCCACCGTCCTGCACACGCTCCAGAAAGCCGGCGACATCACCGTCGTCTGGGAGCGTCGCCAGAACTTGATTGAGCACCACCCGATTGAGAATCACCACACCCCGCTCGGCCAGGCCCCGGGCCAACCTCCTGGCCTGCCGGCAGTGCCGCTCGACCATCTCGCCGACACCTTCCCTGCCCAGGCTGCGTAGCGCGGCCCAGATCGGCACGCCCCGGGCGCGCCTCGAGAACTCGAGCGTCAGGTTCTTCTGAGCCCGTGGCTCCGCCGTCAAGTACACCGCATCCGACTGGAGCGTGTCGCTCAAGGCGGCGGCGTCTCGACAGATCGCGACCGCGCCGTCGTAGGGCGTGTTCAACCACTTGTGGCCGTCGGTGGTCCAGCTGTCGGCTCCACCAACGCCCTCGGCCAGACGCCGGGTGGCCTCCGAGGCCCGCGCCCACAGGCCGAAGGCTCCGTCGACGTGGACCCAGGTCCCCGCCTCTTTCGCCGCTTCGACCAGCGGCAAGAAAGGATCGAACTCACCGGTGTTCACCTCGCCGGCCTGCAGGCAGAGGATCGTCCGGTCGTCCAGCTCGGGCAGTCGAGCGGGGTCCACCCGGCCGAAGTCGTCGGTCGGGGCGTCGATCAGCCGGCGCTCGCCGAAACCCAGAACCCGCAGCGCCCGACGCATGGTGATGTGCCCGGTCTCCGAGATCACGACGCGGACCTCGGGAGCTCCGGCCAGTCCGTCGCCGTCGAAGTCCCAACCCTGGCGGCCGAGAAGAGCGCGCCGGGCCGCGGCGAGGCACGCCAGGCCGCAAGCGGTGGCGCTGGTCCCGAAGCCGACCGCGGACTCGGCCGGCAGATCCAAGATCTCCAGAAGCCAGCGGCCGGCCACCGATTCGATAGTCGCCGCCGCCGGTGAGTTGATATACGACGAGGCGCATTGGTCCCAAGCGGCCGTCAATCGCTCGGCCGCGGCCGCCGCCGGCAGCGTCGCGCCGATCACGAATCCGAAGTACCGAGGCCCGTTCGTCGCCGTGGTTGCCGGCGAGCCGAGCTCGTCGAGGAGTCTCAGCGTTTCGGCGGGATCGGAGGGATGTGGTGGCAGCGGCTCCTCGAACCCGCGCAGCGCGGCGCGCGCCTTGTCGCCCGGGAAGACCGCGCGCCGGTCGATCCCGCGCAGATAATCGGCCGCGCGCCGATCGGCCTCGCCGAGCAATTCCAATTCGTCGTCGTACACGGTTTCCTCCAGTCTTGCACTCAGCACCGCAAACACTCGCCGGTTCGCAAGCCGCAGACTCTCACGAGAGGCGTGCCAGTCTCCACTACTCCCGACTACCCTGAGACACCATCCGGCGATGCGCTCGGCATCTCTCGGGCTCGGTTTTTTCGCGAAGGCGTCTAGATCCCCGTACTTGGCGGCCCGGTCACGGCAGCGGGTGGCAGCCGAGTCGAGAGCCGGTTGCCGAGTCCCGGAGCAAGATCGCCTTGCCGCCCTCGGCGCACCCTGCCTCGCCGAGCACCACCGTCTCGAATCCTCCGGAGCCGTCGAGGTCGCCAAGAGTGGCGAGATCGAGCGCCAACAGCACGTCGCCGAAGACGGCAGCGCCGAGCTTGCGCCCGGAGAAAGCA
This window of the bacterium genome carries:
- a CDS encoding MBL fold metallo-hydrolase yields the protein MIFASLCLGCRLEGPTPSPAVSDNEQVLNRGGGKDRWWDALPRAAWSEFPRVEQSQDWFEVYRIRAGVLAIYEPGQFEEVISYLIVGSERALVFDTGLGIGDMRRVAGELTDKEIVVLNSHTHYDHVGGNHAFDTVYGTDLEYTRAHAQGRSHEDIAEFVGPGWIWKETPDGFSTDGYVSRPFTISHAIEDEQVISLGDVRIEVLLTPGHAPDSLCLLDRKRGLLFTGDTFYPAPLYAHLPGASFSDYATTAERLAGLADSVEIVLPAHNEPSLPPSELVRFRDAFREMQEESAPFILTDGNREYDFGRFSIVVADPPPWQENRDPR
- a CDS encoding pyridoxal-dependent decarboxylase; amino-acid sequence: MSLRRYLDAATDRVDRFRTKIRKTAITPTVSAGVVREGLAERYGDFSRPWPAEQLVEDVSSMMASWNVHVTHPRYFGLFNPNVFPASVAADVLVAGFNPQLAAWSHAPAANEIERYTLLYLAGRLGFDPDRIAATFTTGGAEANQSALLAALNHAYPEYSELGLAESGLAEFGLTRPPGPPVVYVSSESHHSIKKAAMTSGLGSRAVRTVPTDDSFRLSVPALREAIAHDRCEGRRPLLVVGTAGSTGGGIIDPLAELATVCAQEKLWFHVDAAWGGAACLSPRLQPELAGIERADSVTWDAHKWLSVPMGAGMFFCTHPESVRRAFAVATPYMPVDIEDTADPYTWTIQWTRRHIGLKLFMSLAALGSEGYRDAIEHQAAMGELLRRDLDGRGWRIVNRTPLPVVCFTRPEIEDGSTSAESIAGRLAKDFWISPVRLGANDPVLRACITSYETSAGDVRALAEAVTIAAAQASQPNQHPSD
- a CDS encoding aspartate aminotransferase family protein, which codes for MLSPGASSALPSSATCCWRSISPLLATSTAPEDSRRWCSARQGAPRAARRSCSGTRQPALDSAATRCRDRAAKYGDLDAFAKKPSPRDAERIAGWCLRVVGSSGDWHASRESLRLANRRVFAVLSARLEETVYDDELELLGEADRRAADYLRGIDRRAVFPGDKARAALRGFEEPLPPHPSDPAETLRLLDELGSPATTATNGPRYFGFVIGATLPAAAAAERLTAAWDQCASSYINSPAAATIESVAGRWLLEILDLPAESAVGFGTSATACGLACLAAARRALLGRQGWDFDGDGLAGAPEVRVVISETGHITMRRALRVLGFGERRLIDAPTDDFGRVDPARLPELDDRTILCLQAGEVNTGEFDPFLPLVEAAKEAGTWVHVDGAFGLWARASEATRRLAEGVGGADSWTTDGHKWLNTPYDGAVAICRDAAALSDTLQSDAVYLTAEPRAQKNLTLEFSRRARGVPIWAALRSLGREGVGEMVERHCRQARRLARGLAERGVVILNRVVLNQVLATLPDDGDVAGFLERVQDGGKIWFGASKWNGKPVFRLSVSSWRTTDDDIELAIEEIARAWRSG